The nucleotide sequence TGACGAGCAAGATCCCAACACCACCGGCCCGCGCCCCAAAAGAAAACGTTACCATCGCCACACCCAGCTCCAAATCCAGGAGATGGAAGCGTATGTCTTTGTGTTTTCTTGTTTATcttgtttttagggttttttctgATCATGAGCTTCATTGTGAATATAATATATATCTCGATCGAATATATATCTTTTCAGATTCTTCAAGGAGTGTCCTCACCCAGATGACAAGCAAAGGAAGGAGCTGAGTCGTGAACTAGGGTTAGAGCCTTTGCAAGTCAAATTCTGGTTCCAAAACAAGCGCACCCAAATGAAGGTAACGCATATATTCTATCACCACACACACagtcatacacacacacacacacacacacacacatatatatatgcatgtatattGTATGTATATGTAGAAAAATCAATTGGATATATATGCACTTTATGCGTTTCCATAAAGTCATTTCGTTCCAAATTTTCCACTTATGAGGAAATTGTTCCTTTATTCTCTGAGAGTTTTGACATTATACTAGGCATTAAGCACTTTAATTATATTCAACCTCTATGCACATTATGCTCTCGAATAACTTGGCCCTATTTAACTTAGTTTTTTAATTGGTTTAATTACTCTGTGTATCAATTTGACATTAAGTATATATTACTCTTAGGCACAACATGAACGCCATGAGAATTCAATTTTGAAATCTGAGAACGACAAGCTTCGTGCTGAGAACAATAGGTACAAGGAAGCCCTTGGCAATGCCACATGCCCCAACTGTGGAGGACCAGCTTCAATTGGTGAGATGTCATTTGATGAGCAACATTTGAGGATTGAAAATGCTCGTTTACGTGAAGAGGTGACCATTATTATAAAACATGCATACAGCACCTTTTTCTCGTCATTATAATTTTTGTAGCCTATTGAGTTTTGTTCAATTGGTTTCACAGATTGATAGGATATCTTCGATTGCTGCTAAATATGTTGGGAAACCCTTGACAAGCTCATTTTCCTCTCACGTGCCTTCGCGCTCCCTTGATCTTGGGGTTGGGAATTTTGGTACTCAGCCAGGCTTCGTAGGAGAAATGTATGGATCATCTAGTGATTTTCTCAGGACAGTTTCAGTGCCCACTGAGGCAGATAAGCCGATGATCGTTGAGCTTGCTGTTGCAGCCATGGAAGAACTAATTAGAATGGCTCAGGATGGAGACCCCTTATGGGTTCCTGGTGACCACAACTCAATTcaaaaagaaattttaaatGAAGACGAGTACTTGAGGACATTTCCGAGGGGGATTGGCCCTAAAATATTGGGCTTAAAGTCTGAGGCTTCAAGAGAATCGGAATTGGTCATCATGAATCATGTTAACCTTGTTGAGATTCTCATGGATGTGGTAATTAACACACATATTTGAACATCAAGTAATTGAACTTGGATTTAGTAGGACTTTATATCTCTTTGaatttaacacaatcatgatGTGTTTTCAGAATCAATGGTCTACCATCTTTTGTGGTGTTGTCTCAAGAGCAATGACCCTTGATATCCTATCAACTGGAGTAGCTGGAAACTACAATGGAGCCTTGCAAGTGGTATGTACACAACAcacaattaatttgaatttagaATGGATTAAAGCATTTACTGAAATTAATCCGTACGATATAATTTTTATGTAGATGACTGCTGAGTTTCAAGTACCCTCACCACTCGTTCCAACCCGTGAGAATTACTTTGTAAGGTACTGTAAGCAGCAAGTTGATGGAACTTGGGCAGTGGTTGATGTTTCCTTGGACAACCTACGCCCAAGTCCAATTTCAAGAAGTCGAAGAAGGCCATCCGGTTGCTTAATCCAAGAATTGCCAAATGGCTACTCTAAGGTCTATAAAGTTTCTCACTAGAGCTCTTCTAAGCTCATTatagttcatttttttttcttcacaaaaagTTAAACATTGTTCTCTCAACTAATTCGCATATTATTGatttttatgtatgattgtttaGGTTACATGGGTGGAACATGTTGAAGTGGATGATAGAGCTGTTCACAACATATACAGACCCCTAGTCAATTCTGGTCTTGCTTTTGGAGCTAAGCGTTGGGTGGCTACACTTGATAGACAGTGCGAACGTCTTGCGAGTTCCATGGCCAGTAACATCCCTGCTGGAGATCTTTGTGGTACACACTAATACACTAATCTTAATTTACTTGCTTTGGTAATTAGTTTTCTCTTAATATCAAAGTAATGGGCTCAAATTGTTATCTTATATTACAGTGATAACTAGTACTGAAGGGAGGAAAAGTATGTTGAAGCTGGCACAAAGAATGGTGATGAGCTTCTGTACCGGTGTTGGTGCTTCTACTGCACATGCATGGACTACATTATCAGCAACGGGTTCAGATGATGTGAGGGTCATGACCCGAAAAAGTATGGACGATCCTGGCAGGCCTCCTGGGATAGTTTTAAGTGCTGCAACTTCCTTCTGGATTCCTGTCCCTCCCAAGAGAGTTTTTGATTTCCTGCGTGATGAAAACTCTCGTAGTGAGGTACATATTGCATGTTAatagatatacatatatatctcTGATATACGAAGGCATAGCTAAATAAAGCATACAGATATACATATGATATATTAGGGCACTGCTAAGTATATCATGTAAGTAGACATATACACATTTAATTTGTGGCATATAATTTTCAGTGGGATATACTTTCAAATGGTGGGCTAGTTCAAGAGATGGCGCACATAGCTAATGGTCGCGATCCAGGCAACTGTGTCTCCCTACTTCGCGTAAATGTAAGTCTCGATCGATGTTATATATGCATTGAAAATATGTGTATTCTAGAAAATATACTCTCGTCATGCTTTGTATTGTCAGATTGTGGAAAACTGTCTAGGTCAGTTCTTGCCTGAATGTACTCCTAAATCATAGTGAATATTCTCTTGACTAGTCTTTAAACACTAGACAAGCTAATTAATGGGGTGATTTGCAGAGTGCAAACTCAAGCCAAAGCAATATGCTGATACTTCAGGAGAGCTGCACTGATTCAACCGGGTCATACGTGATTTATGCACCAGTTGATATCGTAGCCATGAATGTTGTGTTAAGTGGTGGAGACCCAGATTATGTTGCACTTCTGCCCTCAGGTTTTGCCATCCTTCCAGATGGAGCTGCTGGGTCCGCAGGAGGAGGAATTCTTGATGTTGGCTCTGGTGGGTCTCTACTCACCGTAGCATTTCAGATCTTGGTTGATTCAGTTCCTACTGCTAAACTCTCTCTGGGATCTGTGGCCACTGTTAACAATCTAATTAAGTGCACGGTTGAGCGTATTAGAGCCGCAGTTACATGTGACCAAAATCCATGACAAATAAAAAGCCTAAATACATGGTGAGCAAGAATGGTGGGTTTACTTCGAAATTGAGTTGGGTTACAAAAGGGAAAAAGTCAAGAACGCACCTTATAATATCCTTGTCTTGTGGTGTTTTGGTCAGATTTTGGAAACCCTAATCACCACCCCACAAGGGTAGTGGGTTCGGGTATTGACTTTCCCTAAACTAAGGGAAAAGTAAGCTCAAGACTTTGTTAATTGTTAGTTATTGTTCACCTTAAATTTACTGTTTTGGTCTTGGATTAGGACTAGGgttattagggttagggttcgcCGCAGGGTTGTAATTTTATGACTGTCTTAATTAGCTTCTTTTCTCTACTCATGTTTATGTTTAAAAGAGGTTAGTTGGACTTTTGAAATCACATTAACAATGGTTCCAGTTTCAAATAATTGTTTGTAGCTTTCatagtaattttatttggtaattaattaatcatatttttagGAAAGAGGAGTAGATCATCTTACATGTACTCCAATACTTGAAGCCTGACGAGTTGACAAATAGATCTGAATCGTGACAAACTAATATcttaattaatataaataaaaaaaaccaatgcTGTACAAACCTATGACTTTAAAAATAGAGGAACGTGAATTTGATATCGAACTATATGTTGAAATTTTTCTCTGAAAATTTTACCCCTGAAAAATTAAACTCATTGGAGTAAAAAGTAGTGGTAGAACATTCTTGGTTGTATGTTGgattattaaaaaacaaaaaaaaaggatcttggttgtaaaaatatatatattatcaattGACCCAAATTCAACGTTCAGCTTCTGGTCCATCCGAGCTAATTAAGGACTGTTTTGATTGTTGATCTTCCTCCAAAGTTAGTTTAGAATACATAGCAATATTCTAAGTGCACCAGAACTTGGAGGATACAATGGTTAGTATTGCAAATCTCTATTCCATCGTCCCAAGATATACACACTGTAGCACCTCGGCTTTTACGGAATatcaaaaacccaaatttatggTTTTAACCAAACGGTTGTTGAGGTATCATTCAATCTGTAGCAGAAAATTTCAAGGGCCCCCATGAAATATAGAGGTACGTGGTGTTAATTGCCATCTTGTGGTTGTGGTACTAGTAGTTCTAGAGGAATCATTTGTATTTATATTCCAATGCCCCATTCGACCTGTGAGGGAATAAAGTCATCCCCAGACTTGCAATTACCTACTGATGAATTAATAAGAAAATTCATTTGCTGCAAGCTTCATATTTAGTTTATGTgactcatatatatacatgtgtatgtatatatgtatgtaagcATACAAGGAATTACTTTAAATTTCAAAGAGTTTTAAGGACTTCCCAGTTCCAAATATGTTCGAAGTTCTTCAAATCACAAATGTATTTGAACAAAATGATGCAATCTTAGATTATATATGATGACCAAACAAGTTAATTATCTCCAAACAAACTACTCTAATCCATATCGCAACCAAGGACGGAGCTAGCAAATTTCGTAAAGGTGAGCTATAACTACAGCCTTTTTCAAAGAGTgaatttcattaaaattaacaCTAAAATTTTACAATTCTAAATTTTTGCACTCGACTGGAGTCCAGTCCACCCTAATTTAAGGGTGGCTACACCCTTGTTTGCAACAACACTTGTAACTCTAGCTAATTATACGTCATTTTCAAGTGTGATTTCTATCAAATATATGCATGGCAACGCGCGTAAGGACGGACTTATCAATTGCAACATATTACTGTGGTGCCATTTTCATTTCTTCGATTTCTTTTTTATGTTGGATTTTTGGTGTCGTC is from Malus sylvestris chromosome 5, drMalSylv7.2, whole genome shotgun sequence and encodes:
- the LOC126620903 gene encoding homeobox-leucine zipper protein MERISTEM L1-like; the protein is MFQPSMFDSHHILDHMTTSSTHKTSDSTGRLLEDDFETKSGTETTMDIPSGDEQDPNTTGPRPKRKRYHRHTQLQIQEMEAFFKECPHPDDKQRKELSRELGLEPLQVKFWFQNKRTQMKAQHERHENSILKSENDKLRAENNRYKEALGNATCPNCGGPASIGEMSFDEQHLRIENARLREEIDRISSIAAKYVGKPLTSSFSSHVPSRSLDLGVGNFGTQPGFVGEMYGSSSDFLRTVSVPTEADKPMIVELAVAAMEELIRMAQDGDPLWVPGDHNSIQKEILNEDEYLRTFPRGIGPKILGLKSEASRESELVIMNHVNLVEILMDVNQWSTIFCGVVSRAMTLDILSTGVAGNYNGALQVMTAEFQVPSPLVPTRENYFVRYCKQQVDGTWAVVDVSLDNLRPSPISRSRRRPSGCLIQELPNGYSKVTWVEHVEVDDRAVHNIYRPLVNSGLAFGAKRWVATLDRQCERLASSMASNIPAGDLCVITSTEGRKSMLKLAQRMVMSFCTGVGASTAHAWTTLSATGSDDVRVMTRKSMDDPGRPPGIVLSAATSFWIPVPPKRVFDFLRDENSRSEWDILSNGGLVQEMAHIANGRDPGNCVSLLRVNSANSSQSNMLILQESCTDSTGSYVIYAPVDIVAMNVVLSGGDPDYVALLPSGFAILPDGAAGSAGGGILDVGSGGSLLTVAFQILVDSVPTAKLSLGSVATVNNLIKCTVERIRAAVTCDQNP